One genomic window of Acidobacteriota bacterium includes the following:
- the rho gene encoding transcription termination factor Rho (An RNA-DNA helicase that actively releases nascent mRNAs from paused transcription complexes) — MALAELKQMNIARLAQVAKDLDIPKASTMRKHELVFRILQAQAEKDGLVFSEGVLEALPEGYGFLRAPDYNYLPSPDDIYVSPSQIRRFDLRTGDTISGQVRQPKEGENYFALVKI; from the coding sequence ATGGCGCTGGCCGAGCTGAAGCAGATGAACATAGCGCGACTCGCGCAAGTGGCCAAGGACCTCGATATTCCAAAAGCCTCCACCATGCGCAAGCATGAACTGGTGTTCCGCATCCTACAGGCGCAGGCGGAAAAGGATGGACTCGTCTTCTCCGAAGGCGTGCTCGAAGCGCTCCCGGAAGGCTACGGATTCCTGCGCGCGCCGGATTACAACTACCTTCCATCCCCCGATGACATCTACGTTTCGCCGTCGCAGATACGGCGGTTTGATCTGCGCACGGGGGACACCATCTCGGGGCAGGTGCGGCAGCCCAAGGAGGGCGAGAATTATTTCGCGCTGGTGAAGATC